The genomic stretch TTTCTAAGTAGCGATTTTTCTTCAACAATCTTTGCATAATATGTAGCATTTGCAGTTGTCGGAGTATTTATCACAAGGCTTGTCAGATACTCACTTCCTCCAACGCCATCGAATGTTCCTCTCTCTCTCAGTCTTTCAGCCACAGTTATGACATCCACCGGTTTGCCCTCTTCAAAAAGGTCCATTATAGCAGCAAAAATCTCTTTAAGCTGTGGCGTTGCAAAATCTTCTTCTGTCAAAATCTCTGCAACATCAGAAATTACCTCGCGGCTCAAAAGCATTGCACCTACAACCGCTTCTTCTGCTTCGCGGCTTTCGGGCATCTGACCCTGGTTTTGAACAATGTCGGGCTCCATCTTTTACTCACTTCCTCAAATCTACTTAGCTTGCTGTCACATGAACTTTAAGCTTTGCCACAACTCCCTGATATAGTCTAATAACAACATCATAGCTTCCGATAAGCTTTATAGGGTCATCAAGCTCTATTTTCTTCTTGTCAATGTCAAACCCAAGCTGCTTTTTTATCTCATCAGCAATCTCTTTGTTTGTTATAGAACCAAAAAGCTTTCCATTTTCACCTGCTTTTGCTTTTATAATAATCTGGCTCTTTTCAAGCTTACTTGCCAAATCCTTTGCAGCTTGCAATTCTTTTTCTTTTTTCTTTTGTTCAGCCTCTTTCTTTTCTTTTATATGCTTTTCTAACCCTTCTGTTGCCGGTAGAGCAAGCTTTCTTGGAATTAAATAGTTTCTGGCATACCCATCGTTTACTTCAACTATTGAATCTTTCTTCCCAAGTCCTTTTACATCTTGCAAAAGTACAACCTTCATCTTAGAATACACACTCCTTTTTGTTTCAATTTAGATGTTTCTGTTTTCGTTAATATATTCTTGAATGGCCTTTAAAAGAACCTCTTTTGCCTCTTCAATGCTTCTGTTTTCAAGTCTTGCTCCTGCTGTCTCTAAATGACCTCCACCGCCAATTTTTTCTAATATAACCTGAACATTTATCTTTCCATTCGACCGGCCGCTTATTAGCACACTGTTTTCTATTTTGCACACAACAAAAGAAGCGTCAATCCCTTTTATGTTCAAAAGCTCATCTGCCACCTTTGCTATTATAACATTATCCCGGCACACTTGTGAATAATCAACCACAAGCGCAATATTGCTATAAATGATTTCCAGGTTGGATATGAGCTGACTTTTTAAAATGTAACTTTCCAAGTCTTCTTTTAAGTACTCTTTAATAGCTTCTGGCATTGCATCATTCTCTCTGAGGTATGTTGCAACCTCAAAAGTCCTCACACCAACATTTTTTGTAAATCCTCTCGTGTCAATCATTATACCCGCTAATAATATCTCTGCTTCAAATTTTTTCAGCTTTATCCCTTCATAGCTCAAAAGCTCTGCAACAAGTTCAGATACAGATGAAGCGTATGTCTCTGAATAGCAAATGAGAGCCTGTTCTATCCAGTCGGCAGGTCTTCTGTGATGGTCAATTACAATTATCTTTTCAAACTCCAAAATCATCTGCGGCATATCGATGTAACTTGTTCTTTGAGTGTCTACCACAAACAAAAGAGAGGTTTTTGTTTTCATCTTCAGAGCTTTCTGCTGGTCAATTATTATGTTCTGGTATTGAGGGTCATCAAGCAGAACTTGAAGAAAGTTTTTAATCGTAGGATTGTAAGAATTAATTACAATGTACACTTCCTTGCCCAAATTTAGGCACAACTTGCTCAAACCCACAGCTGCACCCAAACAGTCAAGGTCAAAATACTGATGGCCAATAATAAATATCTTATCAGAATGTTTCACAATCTCTTTTATTGTCTGTGCCATAACACGTGAGCGCACCTTTGAACGCTTTTCGTGTTCTTTTGTTTTACCTCCAAAAAATTCAAATTTACCATCATGAAATATTACAAACTGGTCACCGCCGCGGCTGAGTGCCATGTCAAGAGCTGTTTTTGCATCCTTTTGTGCCTGGAATATAGAGTCTTGCCTTATGCCAATACCGCAGCTTATGGTAGGAATTATCTTATTGTACAAATTTACTTCTTTTATCTGCTCCAAAATATTAAATCTTCTTTCCTGCATCTTGTAAAAGGCTTCTTTATTGCATATAAAAAAGTACTTGTCCCGTTCATACTTCATTAAAAACACATCTGACCTTATTTGATTGTAAAACCAATCAGTGATACGTTTTTCTATCTCAGAAACAATAGAAGATTTAGATACCTCCGGTGCTGAATTCAGAACATCTTCATAGTTGTCAATGGTCAAATAACCAAAAACAACATTTTGTATTTCATATTTCTTTTGAAGAATAACAAAATCAGTAACATCAACAAAGTAAAATAGGTTTAAAAACCTCTTCTCGTTCTTCCCTTCCTCCACCTCAACAACGGTTACCAAAACATCAAAGAAAGCACCTTCATATTCAAACTTTTCAATCTTATTTTTTCCCTCCAAAACAGCTGAATAAAGCTCAGGAAACTCATCTTTGAGATTTTTGCCAATCAATTTCTTGTTCTTTACTGTATTTAGAAATTTATGATTGTACCATATTATATCCCCATTGTACTCTGAAATAAGAATCGGAAATGGAAACTTCAAGAGTGTATCTTTTGATGCTGTGTCTATGTTAAGAGTGAGAGTTTCTATATATTCTAAAAGCTGTTTGTTCTTTTTTCTGTTGAGCCTCAAATTGTAAATGGCAAGCAGAACAATCAGTGAAAGACAAATCAAGCCAATCTTGATATCAAAATATAGGATTATAAAATCAAAAAGTAAAGAAAGTATAAAACCTGCCTGGGAGACAGAAAAGTCAAATCTTAAGTGAGACTTTTTATCTTTCACAATTCCACCCTCTTTGGTTTGCGTTTTTTAAAATCAAGTATAAGGTCCAGAAAACCTATAAATATCATTAAAATTAAAAATTGCATACCGAATATGATTAAAACTGTAAAAAGCCAGCCTCTAATAAATTGTGAATTAATCTTTTCTTCTATCACCGCATATATCAAAGAAAGTGACTGAATAAACAAAAGCAATAAAAGGATTATTATCATATTGCTCACAACAACATAAAAAGCACCAACGGTTGTTGGAAATAGAGAAAGAATAAAGAATACTACAACTCCAACTGTAACTTCTTTGGGCATAAATAGCTTTGAAAAAGGTAAAAACTCCTTCTGAATTCCAACTTTGTTTGCAACAAATTTAGCAATATAATATCCAAAAAGCGCAAATACGATTGCTTCAACAATTACAAATCCAGGCATCATGAGTTTAAAAAATTCAACTAACCTATCTGAGAGATTGTCGTCACCAATTACTCTAAAATAACTTTCAAACATCCCCTTTAAAAGAGAAAGAACTTGGGCAACTTCATCTTTCTTATAAAGAACCTTTATAGCTTTTATAACAAGCACCTGGTAGAGCAAAAATCCTGCTGTCAGCGTTGCAAAATCCATAACAGTGGTCTTTGAAATTTGCAAAAGCAAAAATACGCATATGGGCAAGATAAATGTAATTAAGAGAAAAAGAAAATTAATTGGAGATTTACCAATAATCATAAGAATTAGAACAGAAATGGCATATGATATAGCCATCCTTTTTACAAAATTCTCTTTTACTGCTACAACATAAAGAGGAAAACCTGCTAATGTCAAAACAGGATTAAACTGAAGTAAAAATAAAATTATTTGAAAAACTCCAATTACTACCGATATAAGACCTTCTTTTAAAAGTTTATTGTTCATACTTCATTCACATCCATTTACTAATTTTTATTATCTGAATCTGAACAGATAACAGAATAAGAACCTAAAAGTTTGTAAAATGTAGATTTTCGTTGAACCACTTTCAGCGCATCACTTACATCTTCATCATCCACAAATCCATCTATATCAACAAAAAAAACATATTCACCAAGATTAGTCTTTGCCGGTCGTGACTCTATCTTTGTCAAATTTAAGTCATAAAGATTAAAAATAGCCAAAATCTTGTAAAGACTTCCTGGCTTATCATAGGTTGAGAAGATAATTGATGTCTTATTCTTCTCGCCCTTTTCAAAGTTAGCGTTCTTGCTTATAATAAAAAACCTTGTGTAATTGTTGTCGTGGTTTATTGGCCCAGCCAAGATTTTAAGATTATTTTGCCGTGCTGCAAAAGATGAACAAATTGCAGCGTCTACTTCACCTTCTGCACACATCCTTGCTGCATATGAGGTACTGCTAACTTGTATCAGTTTTGCCTGTTTAAAATTCTTTCTCAAATAGTCATGGCACTGAGAAAATGCCTGCGGATGTGAGGCAATTGTTAAAATTTGTTTTTTTTCTTCTCTTGCGCTAAGATAATGCTCTACTTTCAAAACTATCTCTTTTACTATATAAACCTGGGATTTTAACAGATAATCAAGGGTTGTTGAGACGCTTCCTTCAATGGAGTTTTCAACAGGAACAACTCCAAACTCAGCTCTATTTTCTTCAATGGTCTCAAACACATCATCTATAGTCTCGCATGCGATAAGTTTTTCTCTTTCTTCGCCAAAAAATCTTCTTGCAGCTTCATATGAATATGAACCAATAGGACCTAAATATGCAACCTTCACCTTTTCACCTCATAACCTGCTTTTTATATATTTTAACATTGATTGTGAAAGTATAAAAGACAAACATATCAAAAAGGCTCTCCGCCTAAAATTTATTACAAACTTCTCAGGCAGAGAGCCTTTTTGCTTTTGCTATACATTATATCGATTATTTTTCACCACAAAGTTCTAAAAGTCTTTCCCATCTTCTGTCAACTTCCTGCTGAATCTGCTCAATTAAGTGTTCATTTCCCTTTTTGAACAGATGTCTGAACCTTCCTTGAGTCTTTAAAAACTCAACAACAGGAAGCTTTTCTTTTGGCTTGTAAGTGAGCCTGTACTGACCATTTACAACCTCATAAAGTGGCCAGAAACATGTATCAACTGCAAGCTTTGAAATTTCAATGAGCTTTGATGTCTCATACCTCCAACCTCTTGGACATGGAGCCAAAACATTTAAAAATGCTGGTCCATCTGTATAAAGTGCCTTTTCAGCCTTTTCAATTAAGTCTTTGAGGTTTGGCGTGATGAAAGCTGTCTGTGCAACATACGGAATTCCATGCGCAACCATGACTTCTGTTAAATCCTTTCTCCACTGCATCTTACCTGGAATCACTTTTCCCTGTGGAGATGTTGTTGTATCAGCGTAAAGCGGTGTAGCAGAAGATCTCTGGATACCTGTGTTCATATAAGCACCGTTGTCATAGCAGACATATACCATGTTGTGACCTCTTTCCATTGCACCAGAGAGAGATTGAAGCCCAATATCGTATGTTCCACCGTCGCCACCAAACGCGATGAACTTAAACTCGCCCTGGACTTTTCCTTTTTTCTTCAAAACCTTGTATGCAGCCTCAGCACCGGCAACTGTTGCAGCAGCGTTTTCAAATGCGCTGTGGATGAATGAATCCTTCCATGCTGTGTATGGATAAATACAGCTTGAAACCTCCAAACATCCTGTTGCAACACCAACAACAGCCCTATCTTCTGGTTTGAGTGCGCGTAATATTGCTCTTACAGCAACAGGTGCACCGCACCCTGCACACATTCTGTGCCCGCCTGTAAACCTTTCAGGCCTTGTAGCAAGCTCTTTTATATTGTATGCCATCTTTAATTTGCACCTCCTTATTCTCTCACACCAATGTAGTTGTAAACTTCACCAACATTTCCTGTCTTGACAATGTCAAGAAGCCTGTCATAAACCTTTGCGATGTCATCTGTCTTGACATCTCTTCCACCAAGACCATAGATGTAGTTGATAGCCTTTATACCATCTGCTCTTCCATAAAGAGCGCTTGTAATCTCAGTGAAAAGTGGACCGCCAGCTGCGTTAAACCCATCTGACTTGTCCATTATAGCAATTGCTTTTAAGTGCTTGAGTACCCCTACAATCTCATCAACAGGGAATGGTCTGAAAAGTCTTGGTTTTAAAAGACCTACCTTGTATCCTTTGCTTCTGTACTCATCAACAACAGCTTTAGCTGTTCCTGCTGTTGAGTTCATAACAACAATTGCAACCTCTGCATCGTCAAGCTTGTAGCTTTCGAAAAGACCATACTTTCTTCCTGTCAAGGCAGCAAACTCTTCCGCAACTTCAAGGACTACCTTTTTAGCGTTTCTCATAGCTTCAGCCTGCTGTCTTTTGTGCTCAAAGTAGTACGGTGGTAAATCTAACGGACCCATTGAAATTGGGTTTTGTTCGTTCAAAAGATAAAACTCTGGATTGTATTCGCCCACAAATTTCTTTACAAGTTCATCTTCTAAAAGCTCTATATTTTCAACAGCATGGCTTGTGATAAATCCGTCATAGCATACCATCACAGGAAGTCTTACATCCTTGTGTTCAGCAATTCTTATTGCCTGAATCAAAGAGTCGTAAGCTTCCTGGTTGTTTTCGCAGTAAATCTGAATCCAGCCACTGTCTCTTGCACCCATTGAGTCTGAATGGTCATTATGAATATTAATAGGACCAGAAAGAGCTCTGTTTATAACTGCCATGACAATTGGAAGTCTCATTGACGCTGCAATGTAGAGCATCTCCCACATCAGCGCCAAACCTTGTGAGGATGTTGCTGTCATAGTTCGAGCTCCCGCAGCTGATGCACCAATACATGCGCTCATTGCGCTGTGCTCAGACTCAACAGCAACAAACTCAGTGTCTACCTCACCATTTGCAACATATTGAGAAAAATATTGTGGCACCTCAGTTGAAGGTGTAATTGGAAAAGCAGCAACAACATCAGGGTTTATCTGTTTCATTGCCAAAGCTATCGCTTCGTTACCAGAAAGTCTATCACGAATAGCCATCTGTAGTTTCCCCTCCTCAAATTCAAAATTCTTATTTCTTCTCCTCTACAAAATCGAAAGCTTTAAATGGACAAACCTCTGTGCAAACCCCGCAACCTTTGCAGTGGTCATAGTCAACTCCGACCATCTTCCCATTTTCAACCTTTATTGATGAATCTGGACATACATAGAAGCAGAACAGACACTGCTTGCACTTATCTTCATGCCATACAGGTCTCATTGTTCTCCAGTCGCCTGTTTTAAAGTCCTCTGCATTACCCGGGTCTATAATTACACCTGCTGGTGTTATTTCCTTCCATGTAACATCCTCTGTTATTTTCATCTTTCTCATTCTCCTTGCACCTCCTGCATTCCTCTAACAAACGCTTTGAGGTTACCCTCAATCACATCTGGCTTTGTTGCAAACTTGTGCTTGAGCGACCCTTCCATATCCTTTATTGCTTCTTCTTCGGGAATAATACCTGTTACCTTAATAACTGCACCAAGCACAGGGATGTTGGGGAAGTACTTGCCCAAACACTCCATTGAAATCTTTCTTGCATCAATTGTGTAAACCTTTCCATCAAAGTTCCCAAGCATCTTCTTTACTTCTTCAGGAGACTTTGAAGTGTTGACAATTATCGCACCATCTTTTTTGAGCCCTTTTGTTACATCAACACTTCCGATTAACGTTTCATCAACAACAACTACATAGTCAGGTTCATAAATGTTGCTGTGAATAGTAATCTTCTCATCGCTTATTCTGTTGTAAGCTGTGATAGGAGCACCCATTCGCTCTGGACCATACTCAGGAAAACCTTGAACGTACTTGCCTGTGTTGAAAGCAGCTTCAGCTAAAAGAAGAGAAGCTGTCTTTGCACCCTGGCCACCTCGACCATGCCATCTTATTTCAATCATCTTGCCCATGTTCAAACCTCCCTCAAAAAAACATTTGAAAACTTTATTTGAAAAAGATAAACTCATCACTATAAGGCTACTTACCTTTTTATTATATATTTTGAATGTTAAAAAATCAACATATTTTTGAATACACCATAATTGTATATATATGGATTAGGGATTGCAAAGAATCTGTAAGTAGGTTATAGTAATATGGTGAGAGTTATATTATAAAACATCTTAAGTATGACATTGGAGGGCAAAAGTGAAGAGGAAAAATCTTTCAATTGTCTTAAATATCATTGCAATTGCAGGATTTATTTTACTGGCAACGGCAGTAGCCATACGATACTCTCATTTTCTTGTAAATATTGTCTCAAATCCGCAGAAATTTAAAAGCTGGGTTTTGTCTTTTGGTCATCTTGGTGTGCTTGTCTTTATCCTAACTCAAATTCTTCAGGTTATTATTTCTGCTATTCCAGGTGAAGCTGTGCAAATCTCTGGCGGATACCTTTATGGTACGCTGCTTGGCACAGTATATTCGCTAATTGGCATCATGATAGGCTCTGTGTGTGTATTTTATATAACAAGGCTTTTGGGATTTGGTCTTGTGAGGAAAATTGTCTCCGAGGAAAAGCTCAGAAAATTTTACTCGCTTATTAATTCACCAAAAGGAGAAATAGCCATATTCTTACTCTTTTTAATTCCAGGACTTCCAAAAGACATTCTGACATACATTGCTGGACTTTCGCCAATAAAACCACTAAGATTTTTTGCAATTGTAGCCATTGCAAGACTGCCAGGAATATTTTTTTCATCATACATTGGAAGCAGCCTTGAAGAAAAAAACTACACAATGGCAATTGTAGTTTCTGCTGCAGCTGCTATTTTGTTTGTCTTGGGTGTTGTATACAGAGACAAAATCATAAAAACCATTCATAATTG from Caldicellulosiruptor kronotskyensis 2002 encodes the following:
- the rplI gene encoding 50S ribosomal protein L9; protein product: MKVVLLQDVKGLGKKDSIVEVNDGYARNYLIPRKLALPATEGLEKHIKEKKEAEQKKKEKELQAAKDLASKLEKSQIIIKAKAGENGKLFGSITNKEIADEIKKQLGFDIDKKKIELDDPIKLIGSYDVVIRLYQGVVAKLKVHVTAS
- a CDS encoding DHH family phosphoesterase, whose translation is MKDKKSHLRFDFSVSQAGFILSLLFDFIILYFDIKIGLICLSLIVLLAIYNLRLNRKKNKQLLEYIETLTLNIDTASKDTLLKFPFPILISEYNGDIIWYNHKFLNTVKNKKLIGKNLKDEFPELYSAVLEGKNKIEKFEYEGAFFDVLVTVVEVEEGKNEKRFLNLFYFVDVTDFVILQKKYEIQNVVFGYLTIDNYEDVLNSAPEVSKSSIVSEIEKRITDWFYNQIRSDVFLMKYERDKYFFICNKEAFYKMQERRFNILEQIKEVNLYNKIIPTISCGIGIRQDSIFQAQKDAKTALDMALSRGGDQFVIFHDGKFEFFGGKTKEHEKRSKVRSRVMAQTIKEIVKHSDKIFIIGHQYFDLDCLGAAVGLSKLCLNLGKEVYIVINSYNPTIKNFLQVLLDDPQYQNIIIDQQKALKMKTKTSLLFVVDTQRTSYIDMPQMILEFEKIIVIDHHRRPADWIEQALICYSETYASSVSELVAELLSYEGIKLKKFEAEILLAGIMIDTRGFTKNVGVRTFEVATYLRENDAMPEAIKEYLKEDLESYILKSQLISNLEIIYSNIALVVDYSQVCRDNVIIAKVADELLNIKGIDASFVVCKIENSVLISGRSNGKINVQVILEKIGGGGHLETAGARLENRSIEEAKEVLLKAIQEYINENRNI
- a CDS encoding DUF2232 domain-containing protein → MNNKLLKEGLISVVIGVFQIILFLLQFNPVLTLAGFPLYVVAVKENFVKRMAISYAISVLILMIIGKSPINFLFLLITFILPICVFLLLQISKTTVMDFATLTAGFLLYQVLVIKAIKVLYKKDEVAQVLSLLKGMFESYFRVIGDDNLSDRLVEFFKLMMPGFVIVEAIVFALFGYYIAKFVANKVGIQKEFLPFSKLFMPKEVTVGVVVFFILSLFPTTVGAFYVVVSNMIIILLLLLFIQSLSLIYAVIEEKINSQFIRGWLFTVLIIFGMQFLILMIFIGFLDLILDFKKRKPKRVEL
- the pheA gene encoding prephenate dehydratase, translated to MKVAYLGPIGSYSYEAARRFFGEEREKLIACETIDDVFETIEENRAEFGVVPVENSIEGSVSTTLDYLLKSQVYIVKEIVLKVEHYLSAREEKKQILTIASHPQAFSQCHDYLRKNFKQAKLIQVSSTSYAARMCAEGEVDAAICSSFAARQNNLKILAGPINHDNNYTRFFIISKNANFEKGEKNKTSIIFSTYDKPGSLYKILAIFNLYDLNLTKIESRPAKTNLGEYVFFVDIDGFVDDEDVSDALKVVQRKSTFYKLLGSYSVICSDSDNKN
- a CDS encoding thiamine pyrophosphate-dependent enzyme produces the protein MAYNIKELATRPERFTGGHRMCAGCGAPVAVRAILRALKPEDRAVVGVATGCLEVSSCIYPYTAWKDSFIHSAFENAAATVAGAEAAYKVLKKKGKVQGEFKFIAFGGDGGTYDIGLQSLSGAMERGHNMVYVCYDNGAYMNTGIQRSSATPLYADTTTSPQGKVIPGKMQWRKDLTEVMVAHGIPYVAQTAFITPNLKDLIEKAEKALYTDGPAFLNVLAPCPRGWRYETSKLIEISKLAVDTCFWPLYEVVNGQYRLTYKPKEKLPVVEFLKTQGRFRHLFKKGNEHLIEQIQQEVDRRWERLLELCGEK
- the porA gene encoding 2-ketoisovalerate ferredoxin oxidoreductase subunit alpha translates to MAIRDRLSGNEAIALAMKQINPDVVAAFPITPSTEVPQYFSQYVANGEVDTEFVAVESEHSAMSACIGASAAGARTMTATSSQGLALMWEMLYIAASMRLPIVMAVINRALSGPINIHNDHSDSMGARDSGWIQIYCENNQEAYDSLIQAIRIAEHKDVRLPVMVCYDGFITSHAVENIELLEDELVKKFVGEYNPEFYLLNEQNPISMGPLDLPPYYFEHKRQQAEAMRNAKKVVLEVAEEFAALTGRKYGLFESYKLDDAEVAIVVMNSTAGTAKAVVDEYRSKGYKVGLLKPRLFRPFPVDEIVGVLKHLKAIAIMDKSDGFNAAGGPLFTEITSALYGRADGIKAINYIYGLGGRDVKTDDIAKVYDRLLDIVKTGNVGEVYNYIGVRE
- a CDS encoding 4Fe-4S binding protein → MRKMKITEDVTWKEITPAGVIIDPGNAEDFKTGDWRTMRPVWHEDKCKQCLFCFYVCPDSSIKVENGKMVGVDYDHCKGCGVCTEVCPFKAFDFVEEKK
- a CDS encoding 2-oxoacid:acceptor oxidoreductase family protein, which codes for MGKMIEIRWHGRGGQGAKTASLLLAEAAFNTGKYVQGFPEYGPERMGAPITAYNRISDEKITIHSNIYEPDYVVVVDETLIGSVDVTKGLKKDGAIIVNTSKSPEEVKKMLGNFDGKVYTIDARKISMECLGKYFPNIPVLGAVIKVTGIIPEEEAIKDMEGSLKHKFATKPDVIEGNLKAFVRGMQEVQGE
- a CDS encoding TVP38/TMEM64 family protein — encoded protein: MKRKNLSIVLNIIAIAGFILLATAVAIRYSHFLVNIVSNPQKFKSWVLSFGHLGVLVFILTQILQVIISAIPGEAVQISGGYLYGTLLGTVYSLIGIMIGSVCVFYITRLLGFGLVRKIVSEEKLRKFYSLINSPKGEIAIFLLFLIPGLPKDILTYIAGLSPIKPLRFFAIVAIARLPGIFFSSYIGSSLEEKNYTMAIVVSAAAAILFVLGVVYRDKIIKTIHNCVHKKGSSNL